Below is a genomic region from Culicoides brevitarsis isolate CSIRO-B50_1 chromosome 2, AGI_CSIRO_Cbre_v1, whole genome shotgun sequence.
cttaaaagaaaaaaatcgaaaaactgACAGATcgattgtaataaaaataattttctcatttcaaaTTGATTGTCTCggtgtgataaaaattttctacgcagtaaaaaaaaataaaaaaaattagaaatttagcGCGCGATAATGATGattgattgatattttttgtgtacaatttttctgttatttatttgatttgtcactcaattttgtttatttttacgcatttatttttattttttttttattttctttaaaaaaaggaggaagCAACATGCGTGGAGATCAGAAATGGCCGCCAGCTGAAACCAAGATGCAAATGGAGCTCGAAAATGAGCAAAGACGCAAATTGGCTCAGGGTCCTGCGTTCCGCCCGAAGCGCATGCACAAGGTAGGGAATGTAAGGAAACTGTATCGAGACTTttacaggattttttttggtagAAGTATCGCTagagtttgattttttttattattttttttaatttttaagaacttttgaaaatttaaaaaaaaatattaggtttaaaaattgatttaaaattttcaaaatgtgcattgggacaaaatttaaaaatgtaaattggggcaaaaacttaaaaattatttatggagaaatttttaaatgtgcattgggacaaaatttttaaatgcttaTTGGggcaaaagctaaaaaattatttttggaaaaatttttaaatgtgcattgggacaaaatttttaaatgcatattggggcaaaaatttaataaattactttggagaaatttttgaatgtgcattgggacaaaatttttaaatgcatattggggcaaaaaaaatcataaaattactttggagaaatttttaaatgtgcattgggacaaaattttaaaattcatattggggcaaaagcttaaaaattatttttggaaaaatttttaaatgtgcattgggacaaaattttaaaatgcatattggggcaaaagcttaaaaattatttttggagaaatttttaaatgtgcattgggacaaaattttaaaatgcatattggggcaaaagctttaaaattatttttggaaaattttttaaatgtacattgggacaaaattttaaaatgtaaattggggcaaaaattcaaaaaattacttttggagaaatttttaaatgtgcattgggacaaaaaaaaacaactttttacttaaaaacataaatttccatttcaTAGGAaagaaaattccattaaaaatcatatttaatgataatttaatgaattcccCATAGACTGAATTTCCgggcaaacaaataaaaaaaaagtactgaTAATAATGATGTTCAACATTGtttgacaaaacaaacaaataacgaACTCGAGCTCccttgagagagaaaaatttacccGAAAAATTATACCGGAAATCAGTAGCTAATTTACTGccacgaacacaaaaaaacaacaaacttcaactattaaataacataattttgaataaatcacGTTATTTACCGATTAAGTCTTGATTGCCACCTTTCCTTTTTTATCATAACAAGCGGCGCACgatagaaaacttttttttacgtttttattattacgcgGCGCGCGTGTCACTGATAGAacggaaatgcaaaaaaaaaataaaaagttttaaccataatttacctaattttaataaataaaatcaacatAAAGTGACAAACAggcttttaatgactttttgcaaaaacgaaaaaaaatttttttgaatttctatcagatttgaagaaaaaaaatgtttatttttgctgtttatctactcaaaaagtcaaatacaaattaaataaatgagcaatttcgcatttttctcgcttcgtctttttttttttggcgagcAGACGAAaaagaagcaacaaaaatggctttgtaTGAATAAAATTGCCTATTAAGGACTTCTTTTCTCATCTGCGACTATTTTCAATTAcacactttttatatttttttgcaagtagaCCCTTTAGTGttgtagaaataaaaaaaaaaatacacgtagttaaagaaaaagtaaGCAAGAAGAAGTGAAAATGCGACAAAAAAGAGACATTTACTGTACATATTAAAAAGATGTTAATAGGATTGAGGCATGAGTAGAAAAGTGAGCaagtcaacaatttttattacttttattgaaGTTTTAGAGAGggaagaattttatttcttttaaaaattttgagaatttaaaggatataaaatttttaaaaaatattttgagttaaaaaatatttttttacgaaaaaaaattattttattaaaaaaggaataattttttaatttaaaataatttataaaaatataaatttaaaaaatttttattattttttttatatttattttaattaaaaaattaaaataatttaaattaaattttatttttctttaaagattaattaaaaataaattttatttaaaaatatcaaattttattttttattattttatttttttttttttttaattttttaatttttctttttttttaaaaattatttattaaaaaaaacattaaaatatcaaagtttaattttttgtaaaataattttttttacataattttaaaaaataatttgtttaatataattaaataaatatataaataataaaaaaaataattaaatttgatcaaatatttaaaaaaaaaatttaatttaaaataaaattcattaaatattttattaattattttttaaaattttaattaaaaaaaatataattaaaaaaaaaaaattttttttaaataaattaattagaaattttttaatttgaaatattattaattttttttaaaataaattattaaagaaaatatcaacatatttttcaaataaaaaaaaataaaaagaactaaaaataataaattttcattaataatatcaaattttattttttaaatatttatataattttttaatatattttttttttattttaaaaatagtttcgttttaaaaaatttataaaaatatcaaaaataatttcaaataaattattattctttttattttaattaaaaaatatttaaattataattaataatttaataatttaattaattattatttttttaaataattttatttttttaattattttaattttttaaaataaatttttaaggaaattaaaattttttctcaaaaatattaataaattttcaataaaaaaaataaaaatctttaaaaaatttaaaatccataaaaattcaCTCCCAATCTAACTCAAAACTCCCAACGTCAACATCTCATGCAGCAacgcaaattaaatttgtttatgtaaatgttaaatatttttttcacagtaaTCGCTTCTCGTATTCTCCGCTTTAATATACGGTAGTGTTTACACATTTATTTTGCTCCAGAGTtatcttttattatattatgtgTATGTTTACGCAGTTTTATCACACAGCCAGTgatacgtgaaaaaaaaatgattttaactccgatttacatttttattcgatggaaaaaacttttttttcctattaaaagttagaaaaaatattaaattagtgTTCTTTTCGCatcgaatttaaatttttacaatatttttttattttttttacaggacTACAGCCAATTCTTTGCCAAGAACGCTCTTAACAGCACCTACCCTGGATATCGGGCACCTCCAGGTACTCAATATTTTGCAGTAGATAAACaacaaatgtaaaaaaaagttcgtctaaaaaaaatttttttaaaaaaaaatgttaaaatttaatcattttattttatttatttaaaatgtttcaaaattattttcatttttaattatttatttattttaaatttaaaaaaaatatattttttaaaatttaataaaaaaaattcaattctgtATCTTTTAtcctaaatatatttataaaattcaatcaaaaaatatttaatggaaattgcTTTGTTTGTTCTGCTGCTTGCTTcattacttaattaaattaaaaaaaaaataaaaaaaatatttaaaaaaaatcatatcatTTGTGGCTGTCTAATACGaacaaaaatgacgaaaatatattataaaatagaaaaaaaaacaaaaaaaaatatctgaagaTGGAATAAAGAAacgaatattttgtatttttgtaccaaaaactaatcgatataaattaattaatattattattatattgtaattattatttagcaggatcccttcaaaaaaaaaggagaagaaCGTGAGAAATTCGAGAGTAAATTTTTGGctaaatttccaattttatgacctgataataaaaaaaatgtaaaaatgtactttgtacattaaatttttaatatgaggaTGCTGTTTGAAGGTTCattaaattggaaatttaggcgaaaaaaattagcggaaaaataaattaaaattattttattaaatttttggggtAAGAGCTCAAACttacttcgaaaaaaaattattttaatttatttttctttttttattatttaattatttattttatttttaaagaaaaaaattattttattttattttatttatttattttaacaaacaacaaaaaaaatatttatttttatatactaacaaaaaattataaaaaaatgtataatcaaatttttaaacaatttatttatttatttttaattgaaaaaaatgtcttaaaaaaatcgtgaggAGTTTCAGGACACTACCCAGATAcgcaagcaaacaaaaaaatttaacatcatTGTGtccttaaaatttctttcaatttattttattattatttatttattcttatagttgtataaaaaaaattagaagcttagcttttaaataaaaaatggagattaatacgcaaaaaaataaaaactatgtAACGGAAACTGCTAAAGAGtgaaatttgtgttttatttcatTCCCAGCCTCTTATGTTGCCTTTTTGTTAGGATTACTGATTATCACAATGCGATTTCTGTTGCTGGCGGTTGTGCTCATTGTTTGATTTTCCAAAGGTAAGTCGGAGGATTTTAgtcctaaaattaataaaaaattaaatttttttagaaaaatatttttttaaaggaaaaaattatttttttaccaattttttctgcaattttgttcaaaacgcGTTTCTTTAAGATGAAAATTCCAAAGACGAATACTCCGAGAAAGGAATTTAAAAAGTCAGTAAACCACCAAAGATTGTCGTTTGGAAAAATAGTTgacaaaatttccataatCCAAGAGATGCCCATTACTGTGAAGAGTTTTAACGTCATTGTGaggctgaaaataaaataaaaaaaaaattaaattaaattaaaataaaaaattaataattaaaaataattttaaaaaataattaataattaaaaaaataatattaaaaaattaagaaataaaatattttttttaaatttttttaaattaaaataataatttttcataaaatttaaatctttaaagttgaaaattagaaaaattattttttatttaatttaattttttttattatttttaaatatttaaaatttcttagttttaaataaattttaatttttaaaataaaaaaaaattaatttcaaatattttttttttttaattttttttgaaaataataaaaaaattttttaataaattattaaaaaaattttattttaatattttttaaaaatttaaaaaaatatttaatttattttaaataaaatttaattaaaattttaaaaaaaattaatttaaaaataatttaaatttttaatattttttaaaatttaaagtaaaattttataaataaaattattttatttttaaataattgtcaaaaaaaaaataattttcagtcgtaaaattaatgaaaaatccatcaattaaaaattttccctcaaCTCGCCAACAGTAAAAATCCCCTTTAAATCTCCGCTAATCACTCTCCAATTAAAAATCCCGCACTTACATCGCTTTATTAACGAAGAACATTCTCTTCCTCTTGCGTTTTATGCTGCTGCGTTGAACTCTCGcaatttccattttaattttactacaaTGAATCATCGTTAGCACAAACAAGATGACATTGATGGATGTCATTAAGCCAACGGGCAGCACGAAAAACATCATGTACGACATATCTttagctgcaaaaaaaaaaacacgaaaaatttgaGTATGAGTcgcttaattaataaaaattgggcTCACAATAAAACCAGCAGTAATATTCTCCGATGGAAAGTTGCAAAAGGTCCTTCAAGGCAACAACGAGAGTCAGGAAAAATGTCGGAAGTAAAGTTGCGTAGATGCAATAATAGAGAAAGCGTTTGCTCTTTTTTCGGGCTGAACGACGAAATTGACGATCTGTTGCCAGTTTGAGCCAAATGTCGAAACACATGATTTGGAGCCATGAAAATCCCGACATGAAAGTGAAGTAAATTATgtaagctgaaaaaaattagaaaaatttattaattaattttaaaaaaaaatatttatttttgtattaattaaaaaaaaaattaattaatttttaaaaaaatatttttttattaattttattttttttattagatcaaaattgaaaatatttttactctatgaaaaaaaaaaaaaatggaaaaaaatcaaaaattttgaatttaaaaaaattataaaaaaataaattttcttactaataaaaaaaattgaattaatttaatataattttaaaaaattaattcaatttttaattaaaaattattttaatttatattttaaaaaaattttaaatttttttttaaattaatttaaattattaaattttaaaaaaaaattaatttttaatttttaattcaaaatttaaattaaaaataaaaaattttatagactaaaatttaaaaaaaaaaataattttttaaaaataaaaaatttaatttaatatttattaaaaaaaaattaattttatttttaattcaaaatttaaattaaatttaataaaaaattttatagactaaaacttcaaaaataaaaattaattttttaaataaataaaatttaatttaatatttaaaaaaatattttaatttatttaaaaaaattaaatataatttaatttattaaaaaaaataattcaatttttaatttaaaaaatatttaattttaatgaaattaaataaaaaaattagtcgaaatttaaaattttatttatgtatttattttttttaatttttattattttaaaattttttttttagcaaaaattcaaaaaaactcacctgctGGCAAACAAAACTCTGACTCCGAATCCAAAAACTGCCCCATCAACAAACTCAAATAAGCCACAAGAAAACTCGTGCAGTAACAAACCACAATCCgactattcaaatttttaactttcagcACAAAAATGTACACCAAAAGCGTCAAAACAAACCCAAGAACGGAAAAAGCGAATCCCAAATTGAACCACATTCGATCGTACGGCGTCGATTCTTCGTCAAAACAGACAAACATCTCCGTTGCATAACTCTCGTTCCCATAATCGACAATTTCGGTGCAATAGTGATCATTGTCGAAGGTAATTTTGGATCCATTGACGTAAAGACGACCATCAACgtcactcaaaaaataattttcctcatccaaaatgtattttttacaagattttcCTTGCAAAACTCCAAAAACAGAAAAGGATTCGACATAATCGCCTTCATAAAAGGACCAATTGgggattttttgtaatttttgggaAATAAATCCTCTAAAATCCGAACAACTTGAACTTCCAttgtgaattttataaatttctcctTCGCGACAACATTTACGAATGCAAGGAATTTCGTCGcaaatcgatttttcatgACAAACTCTCACTAcgggatttaatttttcattaaaatccacacaaaaatttttaaaataatttttatcattaatttttaaggcatttctttcaaaaattaattcttcaaaaGAAAAGTCGTCATATTCGACAATGACTTCATCCTCATCACAAATTCTAAAATCTTTCCGTgacgtcaaaatttttttattaatttttttctccaaaaattcgataaaattttcacttccaTTGTACGACGAGCAAATTTTTTCCGCGTAAATCTCATCAATCTCACAGCATTTTTCAACCACAATTAATTCTTTATCGAATTCGGCGAATTTATCATCGTCGCCATCGACGTTAATGTCGTTGTGGttgtcatcatcaaaaaatatttccgtataattatttggaaaattttcgataatcgTTTCGTTGAATGAATTTTGGGAATTAGCGATCGGTGTGCTAAATgctaacaaattaaataacgagtgaaataacaaattaattaagcaAGCACGGTTTTgcatagttttaattttctgtttcccgaaaaattttttggccaaACCGCGTTAAGTGAAAGTTAAATGAAAACTGAGggtttttttcagtaattttctaTGGAAGcatggaaaaaataacaattgagtgattttctctctgtttactttgagatttttttttggatgtttgttttttgtgttaatcGTTTTTGGAATCTCGAAGTGTAATGTTATTGTTatgtttgagtttttttttcaaaacatgaaatatttgtttatgaTATTTACGGGTTCGAGttgttttttgtatatttattcaaaattataaaaaaaaataattatcaatttttttccaatttaaaatttttaattgagaaaggtaagaaatttactcttcgtttttttttattttttttaaaatattttctttaattttttttatttttcatttatattatttttatttatttatttattttttttttttttttgttaaattttaggtttttttttaatttcgtaaaatatgtttcgtatgaaaaaaatttaaaaaaaaatagaaaaagtagtcgtctataCCGCATTTTGATATTACATACCTACTCTTTATTGtcctccttgatttttgaagaaataaaaaaaaaattttttttccttgaccgtttttcgaaaaaaaaaataaaaacggtcatgaaatttttcaagtcaagatctaaaaaacttttgatggatttcaaagcttaaattgaataaatattcattccaaagatgatttccatttttttccatctattttttcttcgaaatgcggtaaaaatttaattaaaaatattttgtgaagtTTCTTctagctttaatttttgtcaaataatttctttataaattaaataaattatttaaataaacttataattttttatacaaaaaaaaactttagaatattttttgttggtttttgtgagttttcatttattttttcattaaattgttCGAAACACGTCATTCGTCATATTTCATCAATAGTCTgcatgaaaaatcattttttagttcaatattTCCTTAGTTTCAGTcagtttttgtataaaaactaaaaaattaaaaaaaaaaatattaaattaaaatttcaaaaaattattacttacctaatttttttaatttttctatagcaaattattatttttttttctaaaaattaaaaaaaaataaaattaaaaaaaattaaaattaaaaaaaaatattaaaaaaaaataaaattaaaaaaaatatatttaatttttttttttaataataatttaagaaaaaacttcagaattatttattttttttaattttcttcattttattttcatttttcctatttatttattccaaTGGTTTCTTTTccaataattatttcttaatttttttgatcaatgaTTTTGTGAGTCATTTCACCTCaattttatcgtattttttttatttaatacaacAGTCAATTGTTttcctttatatttttttatatcaactattcttaacaattttttatttatttatttttatatttaatttattacttcattttttttcatttatttcataagaaagtaaattattatttttcgaataaattattttttaaaattttactttaaaattatttcatgaaattacaaccaaaaatcttattattttttacaaccaaaaaaaaaaaagatttctaTTCTAACCAaaagttgacattttttatcacGATCACGAGAAAACCTATCAAAAAACACAATCTATTCTTATctaatcatattaaaaaacttactttccaaaaataaattcatctgtatctatttttagatttttttttcgttccgaTGCGACATCGtgcatttttttgcttacattttatttaagtttaaacgtgattgatttatttttttttcacactcgTCCCTCAATAATATCACACAACAACTAATCTCGggcgtttttttattttttcttcttaaaatatattttattttatttatttagcttACATATACACTTAAATACACATGGATTGGCGATTGCGACGACGTATGGGACAACGAAACTAACGACGacatgcaaaaacaaaaattttattcgttatattctacatttttttatatgaaaagaaGAAGACGCAATTATAGAAGTTTCGGTTACGTATGGATTTGGttattgcaactttttttaaaattatttattgttattatcgtACGGTGTGGGATTTAGAAATGCTAAATTGACTATGACATAACTAACATAAGTAAGTGGATTCAATTGGTGAGTGTGAAAATTgcacctaatttttttttttaatttttaaattttttttttaaataattaaaatttttaatattttttctaaaaaaaatttaaaaattttaattaaatttaattttaaataaattaattttaaatttaatttttaattaattttaattaaaaaattaaaaattaaattgattaaaaatattttaaacaaaataatttaagttttaatttttgtttcacattattattgaaaaattattatttttcaaaaaattaattttttcagtatttttttttaacaaaaattttaaaaaaatattttaatttattatttaatttttaattttttcaaaaaaatataattaaaattattaaaaattaaatcgattaaaaaaatttaaagaaaataatttaatttttgtttagcattaatataaagaaattattatttttgaaaaattagaattctcaataaaatttttaacaaaaatcctacaaaaattaatttatttaatttttttaattatttcaaataattatttgattaaaaaattttttggtaaaattaatcgagttttaatcaaaatttaattaaattttccaaaaattttgattattaaaatattaaaaaattaaaaatactaaaattcttaaagaattaaaaaaaataattgaatttaaaaattctttttgaggaaaattatgaaatttttttatgaatttttaaataaaaaaaaataattttggaaaaattaccttgtaaaggattttaatgaaaaaaaatgaaaaattgattcaaaaaattgataaaaaaaaaaaaattaatgaaaaattaataaaaaaattaacgaaaaattaattgaaataatttaaaaaattaattaaattcaaattaatttaattaatttttgttttaaatttaaattaattatttttaattaatttaattaacttttcaaattttaattaattgaattaaatttttaaattaaattttttaaataatttaaattaaaaaaaacaattttttcattcaaaaaaaatctttgaattaataaaaaaaaatataaaaaataaatacttttcagaaaaaaatcatttttgctcattaaaaaatatttttaaaaaaaatttttatttaaaaaaaaaataaaaaaaattaagtgaaagtTTCACACTCACTTCCGATAaaccagcaaaaaaaaaatagaatatcaCTTGTTAGACATGCACACGTTGCTCCAATTATCTTTTTACTACACATTTGATTTGACATTGTTTTATCATTCGAGAGTACAAGAGATAAGTCGTGATTTTCATGGTTCGTCGTgtatattttcttcatttttttctcgtttttactTCTAAGAATGCAATTTAATGACAATAATGAagagttgatgatgatgacgagcaCTTGTGTAAATATAAACGattgcttttaaatttcaattcacgttttttttttttgatggatgtCGATGATAACCTTTGTAATTTCTCCCTCTCACGTCGATTATTGTTTCGGcgcgaaagaaagaaatttcaaagggAAGGGGTGACGAATCGATCGATTTCGTGTGAGTGTGTCGTTGATGGATGTCCTTGAGAAACTATCAAGACTAAATATGGACATTAGACACGTAATGTGTGGttggaaaactaaaaatagaaCGTAATTTGTATGGTatgcagttgttgttgttgtaaaaaatggTGCGACGGAAGCACGGAGGGGCCTTTAGTTTTTGTCTTCCTTGTCGACATCCATTTGCTGACTGTCTGTCGTTGACTTTTTGGTACTTTTGTCTGTGGTATCTTCCTCCTCGAGCTCCGCGAGTTCCTCTTCCAGCAGTTTTCGGGCCATTTTTACTGCCTGGAACTCGTTGTAGTGCaattttcgtcgtttttcgAACTCCAATCGCTTGGCACGTTGTTCCTCCGTCTCTGGCTCGACTTCTTCCTCAGAAGATTCTGACTCCGCAGCAGCAGCTacttttaatctttaattaaaaattcgttaaaattcaattttttcgaaatttcgatgaaaaaattacttttccgCTAACAACTCGGCATCTAATTGATCAATATCACTGTTATCTACATAATTATACGGCGTTTTGGGCTCCTCTACCTTCATATGGCCGTAATCCTTGTCCGGCGGATGATATGTCTGAAGTACATTCAGTTCGTCAAACTTTGCGCTCTTCCGatttctgcgaaaaaaaaaataaa
It encodes:
- the LOC134829094 gene encoding probable G-protein coupled receptor Mth-like 3 codes for the protein MNLFLETFSTPIANSQNSFNETIIENFPNNYTEIFFDDDNHNDINVDGDDDKFAEFDKELIVVEKCLRVCHEKSICDEIPCIRKCCREGEIYKIHNGSSSCSDFRGFISQKLQKIPNWSFYEGDYVESFSVFGVLQGKSCKKYILDEENYFLSDVDGRLYVNGSKITFDNDHYCTEIVDYGNESYATEMFVCFDEESTPYDRMWFNLGFAFSVLGFVLTLLVYIFVLKVKNLNSRIVVCYCTSFLVAYLSLLMGQFLDSESEFCLPAAYIIYFTFMSGFSWLQIMCFDIWLKLATDRQFRRSARKKSKRFLYYCIYATLLPTFFLTLVVALKDLLQLSIGEYYCWFYSKDMSYMMFFVLPVGLMTSINVILFVLTMIHCSKIKMEIARVQRSSIKRKRKRMFFVNKAILTMTLKLFTVMGISWIMEILSTIFPNDNLWWFTDFLNSFLGVFVFGIFILKKRVLNKIAEKIGLKSSDLPLENQTMSTTASNRNRIVIISNPNKKAT
- the LOC134829849 gene encoding protein phosphatase inhibitor 2 gives rise to the protein MSEVSTTSSSDSPNAKKRKGILKQSSSFDRQGAGNRKSAKFDELNVLQTYHPPDKDYGHMKVEEPKTPYNYVDNSDIDQLDAELLAEKLKVAAAAESESSEEEVEPETEEQRAKRLEFEKRRKLHYNEFQAVKMARKLLEEELAELEEEDTTDKSTKKSTTDSQQMDVDKEDKN